The Verrucomicrobiota bacterium genome includes a region encoding these proteins:
- a CDS encoding helix-turn-helix transcriptional regulator has translation MNITSQLTDEVILQTLGQRLTGARLERNLTQAALAEQAGVSKRTVERLESGEVATQLSGFVRVCRALGLVERFDTLVPEPIPSPIAQLKLQGRKRQRASRKKTGPGTVKNWTWGEPS, from the coding sequence ATGAATATCACATCACAGTTGACCGATGAAGTGATTCTCCAGACCTTGGGCCAACGGTTGACGGGCGCAAGGCTGGAGCGCAACTTGACCCAGGCGGCTTTGGCTGAGCAGGCTGGTGTCTCCAAGCGCACTGTGGAACGGTTAGAATCGGGTGAGGTGGCGACCCAGTTGTCCGGGTTTGTGCGGGTTTGTCGTGCGCTGGGTTTGGTGGAACGCTTTGACACCCTGGTCCCCGAGCCCATCCCGAGCCCGATTGCCCAACTAAAGCTGCAAGGCCGGAAACGCCAGCGGGCGTCGCGCAAAAAGACCGGACCCGGTACCGTAAAAAACTGGACTTGGGGTGAACCGTCATGA
- a CDS encoding DUF2752 domain-containing protein, with translation MNDTPPEPAPRRWLYALLGSVLLVALGGFYWLDPTQHAIFPPCLFHKLTGWNCPGCGGQRALHQLLHGNVAAAFWLNPMLFLLTPLMAWWGWNLLHRKRSDAMDSPMHLRPAFGWGLLAAVILFTIARNIWQG, from the coding sequence ATGAATGACACCCCGCCAGAGCCTGCGCCACGCCGCTGGCTGTACGCCCTGCTTGGCAGCGTGCTGCTGGTGGCGCTAGGCGGATTCTACTGGCTCGACCCGACCCAGCACGCGATTTTCCCACCCTGCTTGTTTCATAAGCTCACCGGCTGGAATTGCCCCGGCTGCGGTGGTCAGCGCGCCCTGCATCAACTATTACACGGCAACGTTGCCGCCGCCTTTTGGCTGAATCCCATGCTCTTCCTGCTGACGCCGCTCATGGCTTGGTGGGGGTGGAACCTGCTGCATCGCAAACGTTCAGATGCCATGGACTCTCCTATGCATCTGCGGCCCGCCTTCGGCTGGGGCCTGCTCGCCGCCGTCATTCTTTTCACGATCGCCCGCAATATCTGGCAAGGATAA
- a CDS encoding transposase — protein MNTNDRSSGLLPEDVTALLGDSDLVRKVLKAVERTLLAESLPNFVTASGSYRPQMLLSLLACAHAMGIYGSQNVEEAIRQRKALDYLCAGATPDARTLRMFRRQNHVLLKQILHSLLANIWTARLPAEATGARSYLEGRLTFWAAPLRPDWDMEAERRIRLAIMSDSISADE, from the coding sequence ATGAATACAAATGATCGGTCCTCGGGTTTATTGCCCGAGGACGTGACTGCTTTGCTGGGTGACTCTGACTTGGTGCGCAAGGTACTGAAAGCAGTGGAGCGGACGCTGCTGGCTGAATCTCTGCCTAATTTTGTCACCGCTTCCGGCTCGTATCGGCCCCAGATGCTCCTGAGTTTGCTTGCTTGCGCTCATGCCATGGGCATTTACGGCTCCCAAAACGTTGAGGAAGCCATTCGTCAACGCAAAGCACTTGATTATCTCTGTGCTGGCGCAACCCCGGATGCCCGGACGCTACGGATGTTCCGTCGTCAAAACCACGTCTTGTTAAAGCAGATTTTGCACTCGCTATTAGCCAATATCTGGACTGCCCGACTTCCGGCTGAAGCGACCGGGGCGCGTAGTTATTTGGAGGGCCGGTTGACTTTCTGGGCTGCCCCGCTGCGTCCTGACTGGGACATGGAAGCCGAACGCCGCATTCGGTTGGCCATCATGTCCGATAGTATTTCGGCGGACGAATGA
- a CDS encoding AAA family ATPase, with amino-acid sequence MPELDYITIKGFKSIASIEELKLGAINLVIGPNGSGKSNFIGVFSFLHAIRQGHLQEYLLMAGGAEKVLHFGSKETEEIRLRISFQDGVNQYEIALKPLGADSLFPSSEVVYFWDKRYPKPYGENLASEGKEAGISGTKVGRIGSYVRAHLDRWRLYHFHDTSRSSPMKKTANLNDNRYLREDGSNIAPFLYYLREKHENAYSLIRRTVQRVAPFFDDFQLEPQKLNPDKILLEWKHKGSEAYFDATALSDGTLRFIAIATLFLQPEIYRPSVILVDEPELGLHPYAITMLASLAKQASTKTQVIISTQSPLLLDHFSPEDVLVADRVDGGTQFTRLDSKKLGGWLVNYSLGQLWEKNEFGGRPTPE; translated from the coding sequence ATGCCTGAACTGGATTACATTACCATCAAAGGGTTTAAGAGCATCGCCTCCATTGAGGAGTTGAAGTTGGGGGCAATCAATCTGGTCATCGGGCCGAATGGCTCGGGTAAATCAAATTTTATAGGTGTGTTCTCCTTTCTGCATGCCATTCGCCAAGGTCATTTGCAGGAGTATCTTCTAATGGCGGGTGGTGCCGAGAAGGTGCTGCATTTTGGCTCAAAGGAAACCGAAGAAATACGGTTGCGAATTTCCTTTCAAGACGGGGTGAATCAATATGAGATCGCCCTGAAACCGCTGGGAGCCGACTCCCTTTTTCCGAGTTCCGAAGTGGTTTACTTTTGGGACAAGCGTTATCCAAAACCCTATGGCGAAAATTTAGCCAGTGAAGGCAAAGAGGCGGGCATTAGTGGCACTAAGGTTGGAAGGATCGGAAGCTATGTTCGTGCCCATTTAGACCGCTGGAGGCTCTACCACTTCCATGATACCAGCCGCAGTTCGCCCATGAAAAAGACGGCGAATCTCAATGACAACCGGTATTTGCGCGAGGATGGTTCTAACATTGCCCCGTTCCTTTATTACCTCCGGGAAAAACATGAAAATGCCTACAGCCTGATCCGCCGAACCGTGCAACGCGTGGCCCCTTTCTTTGACGACTTCCAGTTGGAACCACAAAAGCTTAATCCAGATAAAATTCTCCTCGAATGGAAGCACAAGGGATCGGAAGCGTATTTCGATGCCACGGCACTTTCCGATGGCACATTGCGGTTCATTGCCATTGCCACACTCTTTCTCCAACCAGAGATTTATCGCCCGTCGGTCATTTTGGTGGATGAACCGGAACTTGGCCTGCATCCCTACGCCATCACGATGCTGGCCTCACTGGCAAAACAGGCATCAACCAAGACACAGGTTATCATTTCCACACAGTCTCCACTGCTGCTTGACCATTTTTCTCCCGAAGACGTACTGGTGGCAGATCGTGTGGATGGCGGTACTCAGTTTACGCGGCTAGATTCCAAGAAGCTGGGCGGATGGCTTGTGAATTACAGCCTGGGGCAACTCTGGGAAAAAAACGAATTTGGAGGACGGCCCACACCGGAATAA
- a CDS encoding SGNH/GDSL hydrolase family protein: MKRFILYSTLLWTTMTGLAAPDPIPAFTPNARILFQGDSITDGNRGRSADPNHILGHGYVFITAARHGAAFPDARLDFMNRGVSGNTVLDLEKRWQKDCLDLKPDMLSILIGVNDNGKNVPFDQYEQVYDALITAAKTANPKLKLVLGEPFVKPTGKVNEGIVKRQEIVARLAKKHGAALVKFQRIFDEAAKRAPADYWIWDNVHPTYRGHQLMADEWERVVREFWK, from the coding sequence ATGAAAAGATTCATTTTATATTCAACCCTGCTATGGACCACCATGACCGGCCTGGCCGCGCCTGATCCCATCCCGGCCTTCACTCCCAACGCGCGCATCCTGTTCCAAGGCGATTCCATCACCGATGGCAATCGCGGGCGCAGTGCCGATCCCAATCATATCCTGGGGCACGGCTATGTCTTTATCACGGCCGCCCGGCACGGGGCGGCGTTTCCCGATGCCCGGTTGGATTTCATGAATCGTGGCGTCAGCGGTAATACCGTGCTGGACCTGGAGAAACGATGGCAGAAGGATTGTCTGGATCTGAAGCCGGATATGCTGAGCATCCTCATCGGAGTGAACGATAACGGTAAAAATGTCCCGTTCGACCAATATGAACAGGTCTATGATGCTCTGATCACTGCGGCCAAGACGGCCAACCCCAAACTCAAGCTGGTGCTCGGTGAGCCGTTTGTGAAACCCACCGGCAAAGTCAACGAGGGTATCGTGAAGCGGCAGGAAATTGTGGCCCGGCTTGCAAAGAAACATGGTGCCGCGCTGGTGAAGTTCCAGCGTATCTTCGATGAGGCCGCCAAACGCGCTCCCGCCGATTATTGGATCTGGGACAATGTGCACCCGACCTATCGCGGCCATCAGCTCATGGCCGATGAATGGGAGCGCGTGGTCCGCGAATTCTGGAAATAG
- a CDS encoding CD225/dispanin family protein, with translation MNALYTIRGADGQPYGPVPASLLREWIAEGRANENTLAQTSASSAWQPLNAFSDFNDLFNTPPPLAAEPPPLVAPPPVPAARQPVPNYLVPAIVTTFCCCTPVGLAALIFATLSNSRAGAGDYEGALKAAYWARILVWTAFFAFALQILAYSMLSAILFRSPAHF, from the coding sequence ATGAACGCGCTCTACACGATCCGCGGCGCGGATGGCCAACCGTACGGCCCCGTTCCCGCCAGCCTGTTGCGCGAGTGGATCGCCGAGGGCCGCGCCAATGAAAACACGCTGGCGCAAACTTCGGCCTCCTCCGCATGGCAACCGCTCAACGCGTTTTCCGACTTCAACGATCTCTTCAACACCCCCCCGCCGTTGGCCGCCGAGCCGCCCCCGCTGGTTGCCCCACCCCCGGTCCCCGCCGCACGCCAACCCGTTCCCAATTACTTGGTGCCCGCAATTGTCACCACCTTTTGCTGTTGCACGCCAGTGGGATTGGCCGCCCTCATTTTCGCCACGCTGTCGAACAGCCGGGCCGGAGCGGGTGATTATGAAGGTGCATTGAAAGCCGCGTACTGGGCTCGAATTCTGGTCTGGACCGCCTTTTTCGCCTTCGCCTTGCAAATCCTGGCGTACTCGATGCTGTCGGCGATCTTGTTCCGCAGCCCGGCCCATTTCTAA
- the trpD gene encoding anthranilate phosphoribosyltransferase, with amino-acid sequence MLIELTNTLIAGNKLSDGEVALAVQGLTDERLSAEVKAGFLTALANKGESPAELAAFAGALRELSIFIPLDAATRQRDILDVCGTGGDRLHTFNISSTVAIIAAAAGITVAKHGNRAITSQSGSADVLEALNIRVDLSPDEAAQALREHHFAFLFAPRYHPAFKHIAPARKLCAERGQRTIFNFLGPLLNPARPTCQLIGVPAPTLCEHLARTLQTLGIRRGMVVSGKVPLPDGTVAGLDELSTLGESTVAEFYQERALAVSSFDPACLPLQPATLNDLAGGDKHTNAAIMRRILRGEERGPKREAVLLNAGAALFVAGRVKSIAAGWEFAASLIDDGAAARKLHDLQNAFPVATP; translated from the coding sequence GTGTTGATTGAATTGACCAATACCTTGATTGCCGGCAACAAGTTATCGGATGGCGAAGTCGCGCTCGCCGTCCAGGGCTTGACGGATGAACGGCTTTCCGCCGAGGTGAAGGCCGGCTTCCTCACGGCGCTGGCCAATAAGGGCGAGTCACCTGCGGAACTCGCAGCGTTTGCCGGCGCGCTGCGCGAGTTGTCCATTTTCATCCCGTTGGATGCGGCGACACGGCAACGGGACATTCTGGATGTCTGCGGAACTGGGGGTGACCGGTTGCACACGTTCAACATTTCCAGCACGGTGGCGATTATCGCGGCGGCGGCGGGCATCACGGTTGCCAAACACGGTAACCGCGCCATCACGTCTCAATCCGGCAGCGCGGACGTGTTGGAGGCGTTGAATATTCGCGTGGACCTTTCCCCGGACGAGGCGGCGCAGGCGTTGCGGGAGCATCACTTTGCGTTCTTGTTTGCACCTCGGTATCACCCGGCCTTCAAGCATATCGCCCCGGCGCGGAAGCTGTGCGCGGAACGCGGCCAGCGCACCATCTTCAATTTCCTGGGGCCGCTGTTGAATCCGGCGCGGCCCACCTGCCAGTTGATCGGCGTGCCTGCGCCGACGCTCTGCGAACATCTGGCGCGCACCTTGCAGACGCTCGGCATCCGGCGCGGCATGGTCGTCTCCGGCAAGGTGCCGCTGCCCGATGGCACGGTGGCGGGGTTGGATGAACTCTCCACCCTGGGCGAAAGCACGGTGGCCGAGTTTTATCAGGAACGCGCCTTGGCGGTTTCGTCGTTTGATCCAGCCTGCCTGCCGTTGCAACCGGCCACGCTGAATGATCTGGCGGGTGGCGATAAACACACCAACGCCGCCATCATGCGGCGCATCCTGCGCGGGGAGGAGCGCGGACCCAAGCGGGAGGCGGTGTTGCTAAACGCTGGCGCGGCGTTATTCGTCGCGGGCCGCGTCAAGAGCATCGCGGCTGGCTGGGAGTTTGCCGCCAGTTTGATTGACGACGGTGCGGCGGCCCGGAAGCTTCACGATTTGCAGAACGCCTTCCCGGTCGCCACTCCATGA
- a CDS encoding DUF4276 family protein, translated as MARLLIHVEGETEETFVNEALAPHLYGFGYQKVSARLLGNSRNRDRRGGIRSWVSVREDILNHLKEDPQCLATTMVDYYALPKEGPKAWPGRHEAGLMAFPQKAQFVQAALLADICAELGDGFNPRRFVPYVMMHEFEGLLFSDCQRFAEAIGRPELERQFQAIRDVFSSPEEINDSPLTAPSKRVAELVPGYEKPLLGALAVLGIGLDTIRQECPHFRAWLGQLEKWVQ; from the coding sequence ATGGCCCGCCTACTCATCCATGTCGAAGGGGAGACGGAGGAGACCTTCGTTAACGAAGCCCTCGCGCCGCACCTTTACGGCTTTGGTTATCAAAAAGTGAGCGCCCGGCTATTGGGCAACTCCCGGAACCGTGATCGGCGCGGGGGAATTCGGAGCTGGGTTTCGGTGCGGGAAGACATTCTCAACCACCTGAAGGAAGACCCGCAGTGTCTTGCCACCACCATGGTGGATTACTATGCACTGCCGAAAGAGGGACCGAAGGCATGGCCGGGACGTCACGAAGCGGGCTTGATGGCGTTTCCGCAAAAGGCTCAATTTGTGCAGGCGGCTTTGCTCGCGGACATTTGCGCGGAACTTGGCGATGGATTCAACCCAAGGCGTTTTGTGCCATACGTGATGATGCATGAATTCGAGGGTTTGCTCTTTAGCGACTGCCAGCGTTTTGCCGAAGCTATCGGGCGGCCTGAATTAGAAAGACAGTTTCAAGCCATCCGGGACGTTTTCAGTTCGCCGGAAGAAATCAACGATAGTCCGCTAACGGCCCCATCCAAGCGAGTGGCGGAATTGGTGCCCGGTTATGAAAAACCGTTGCTTGGTGCTCTGGCCGTACTGGGGATAGGACTCGACACCATCCGTCAAGAGTGCCCACATTTCCGGGCATGGTTGGGGCAACTTGAAAAATGGGTCCAGTGA